The Stackebrandtia nassauensis DSM 44728 genome includes the window CTCACCGGTCTGGACAAGCGCCGCCCCGGCGAGCTGTCGGGCGGGCAGGCCCAGCGGGTGGCCCTGGCCCGCGCCCTGGTCTCGGGTCCGGCGGTGGTGTTCGCGGACGAACCGACCGGCGCGCTGGACCAGGCGACCGGCACCGAGACGATGCGCACCCTGGTGGCCTCGACGAAGGGCCAGCGGGCCAGTCTGATCGTGGTCACCCACGACGCCTCGGTGGCCGCCCACTGTGACCGGACGATCGAGATCCGCGACGGCCTGGTCACCTCCGACACCTCGCGACCCGCCCCCGTGGAAGCCTTGGCGCCCAGCGGTTCCGGCCAGCCTGCCTCGACCACGTCCCCGATCCCCGGCTCCGTCCCGGGAAGGGCCGGTGCCTGGTAATGAACACATTCTCCATGGCCTGGCGGCTGTTGCGCGGCGGCGGCCGCCGCGGCATGCTCGGCTCGATCCTGACCCTGGCGGCGGTCGCGCTGGTCACCGCGCTGCTGTTGTTCTCGGTGGCGGGCAACCTCGCCTTCGCCGAACGCGCCGACCACACCTCCTGGCGACTGCCCGCCAAGGAGGGCCTCAACCCCGAGGTCGTCGGCGAGGTGCCCGACGATCCCACCGCGATCCAGGCGGTCACCGTCGACAACGCCGGTGGTGAGGAGTTCACCCACGTCGACCTGGCCGCCACCGGCGACGGCAAGCCCCCGATCCCGCCCGGCATGGACCACTTCCCCAAGCCCGGCGAGGTGTGGGCCTCACCCGCGATGGCCGCCCTCATCGACAAGCTTCCCGAAGAGCGGCTGGCCGACCGGTTCCCCGGCAAGGTCACCGGCGAACTCGGCGACGAGGCGCTCATCAACGACGCCGACCTGGTCGTCATCGTCGGCCACAAGCCCGGCGACGTCGCCATGACCGCGGATCGCTACGGCCAGAACGAATCCCCCACCGGAATCGTCAGCTTCGAGTCGAACCGGGTCAGCGACACCTACGTCGCCTACATGGGGCTGATGGCCGTCGCGACGGTGCTGATGGCCGTGCCGCTGCTGGTGTTCGGCGGCGCCGCCGCCCGGCTCACCGTCGCCCGCCGCGACCAGCGGCTGGCCAGTCTGCGGCTGATCGGCGCCACCCCGGGCCAGGTCGTGAAGCTGACCGTCGCCGAGGCAATGATCACCGCCGCCATCGGCGCGGTCGCCGGAGCCGCGATCTACTTCGCCGCGACCCCGGCGCTGGCGCGGATCCCCATCGACGGCGCGGGCTGGCGTGTCACCGAACTCATGCCGGGTCCACTGTGGGTCGCCGCCACGCTGTTGCTGGTCCCGCTGCTGGTCGGACTGTCGGCCGTCATCGGACTGCGCCGGGTCGTGGTCAGTCCACTGGGCGTGGCCCGTCGCCACACTCCCCCCGGGCTGCGGGCGATCCGACTGCTGGTCCTGGTGGTCCTCATGGTCGCGTTCCTGGCCATGGCCTTCGGGATGTTCGGCAACCTGGGCGGCATCGGCGCCATCCTGCTGCTGGTCCTGATGGGCGGCACCTTCCTGGCCATCAACCTGGTGGGCCCGTGGGTGGTCTCCATCATCGGCCGGATCACCGCCGCGATGGCGCGTCGCCCCTCCACGCTGCTGGCGGGACGCCGTCTGGTCGACGATCCACGCTCCGCGTGGCGCACCGTCGCCGGTGTCGCCCTGACCGGGTTCGTGGCCGGATTCATCGCGCTGCTCGCCCCGCAGAGCATCGGCGAGACCGACCACATCGGCATCGAGATCACCGTGTCCGACTCCCAGAGACAGGACGTCACCACGGTTCTGGACAAGCACCTTCCGGACGCCTCCGTCGACGAGGCCACCGACGAGAACGAGAAGGTGGAGTACCTGACCACGAAGGCGCCCAAGGGCGAGATCGCGGTCGTCGACGAACTGCGCACCGCGCTTTCGGCCAAGGTTCCCAACGCCGACGTCGTTGTCTCCTACGACGAGGACGCCGAGGGGATGCGCACCTTCGCCGACATCCGGACCGGCATCCTGGTGGTGCTGTCGGTGTCGCTGCTGATCGCCATGGTCAGCGCGGCGATCTCGGGCGCCTCGGCGGTTTTGGACCGACGGCAGACCTACGCGCTGCTGCACCTGTCCGGTACGCCGATGAAGACGCTCAACGCCGCGCGCCGCACCGAGACCCTGATCCCGCTGACCATCATGGGCGGTGGCTCCATCGCCACCGGCGTGCTGCTGGCGACCCCGTTCATCAGCGCCGTCAGCCTGAGCACCTCCGGAGCGGTGGCGCTGGGCGCGACGGTGGTACTGGGACTGGCGGGCGTCCTGGCGGCCAGCGCGTTGAGCCGTCCGCTGCTGCGGTCGGTCATGTTCAACGCGGCGCCCCGCCCCGATTGACCTTCTTCCCTCTGTATGAGTTGGGGGCCGTGCTCGGGCACGCACGGCCCCCAACGTCTGCGTCTAGACGGTCTTGATGGCGCCGCCCTCGATCAGGTGGTCGCTGCCGACGATGCTCTCGCCCAGCGGCGACACCAGGTACGTGATGAAGGCGCCGACCTCCTCGGCGGTGACGAAACGTCCGGTCGTCATGCCGCTCAGGGCCGGGAGGTTCTTCATCAGGTCGGAGTGCTCGACCCCGGCCGAGGCCGCGACGCCGCCGCCGTACTTGTCGGCGTCCCAGATCGAGGTGAGGGTCGGGCCTGGCGAGACGGTCCGCACGCTGATCCCCTGTGGTCCGTACTCTTCGGACAGCGACTTGCCGAAGGCGTTCAGCGCCGCCTTGGCGGTGGCGTAGGGAACCGGCGTCCCGGGGGTGCCGGGGATCTTGGCGCCCATGGAGGACACGTTGACGACCGAGCCGCCGGTCTCCAGCAGCGCGGGGATAGCGGCCCGGCAGATCCGCACGGCCGAGTAGAAGTTGAGGTCGAAGATGCGCTGCCAGAAGTCCTCGTCGTAGCTGAGCAGTCCGCCGACGGTCACGTCGTCGCCGCCACCGGCGTTGTTGACGACGATGTCGAGCCGCCCGCCCAGCGCCTCGATCGCCTGGGAGACCAGCCGGGCCGGTGCGTCCGCTTCGGACAGATCGGTGGTGATGACGGTGACGTCGGCGTCGCGCAGTTCGTCGGAGACGGTGCGCGAGGCGCCAACGACCGTGACTCCCTCAGCGGCCAGGGCGATCGCGGTCGCCAGTCCGATGCCCCGGCTCGCGCCGGTGACGAGGGCGGTCTTGCCTTGCAGACGTAGATCCATTGGGGGAAGGGCCTTTCGATGAGCGCCGACTTGACGGCGGCAACATTACGTGGCCGCGACCGGATTCGTCAGTTTCGCGGCGACACCGTCGAGCATGCTGGCCAGCCCGAACTCGAACAGCGCGTCGAGGTCGTGGTCGTACTCGAACTCAAGGTCGGCGATCACCTCGCGGAAAGCGGGGAAACGCCCGGAGGCCATCAGATCACCGAGCTGGGGTTCGGCGTCGGACATCCATTCCTCGCTGCCCATCCCGGTCTCCTCCTCGTTCTGCGCCTCCTGTTCCAGGCTCGCCGACAGGCCCTGGATCAGGCCGTACAGCGAGATGTG containing:
- a CDS encoding SDR family NAD(P)-dependent oxidoreductase, yielding MDLRLQGKTALVTGASRGIGLATAIALAAEGVTVVGASRTVSDELRDADVTVITTDLSEADAPARLVSQAIEALGGRLDIVVNNAGGGDDVTVGGLLSYDEDFWQRIFDLNFYSAVRICRAAIPALLETGGSVVNVSSMGAKIPGTPGTPVPYATAKAALNAFGKSLSEEYGPQGISVRTVSPGPTLTSIWDADKYGGGVAASAGVEHSDLMKNLPALSGMTTGRFVTAEEVGAFITYLVSPLGESIVGSDHLIEGGAIKTV
- a CDS encoding FtsX-like permease family protein, which translates into the protein MNTFSMAWRLLRGGGRRGMLGSILTLAAVALVTALLLFSVAGNLAFAERADHTSWRLPAKEGLNPEVVGEVPDDPTAIQAVTVDNAGGEEFTHVDLAATGDGKPPIPPGMDHFPKPGEVWASPAMAALIDKLPEERLADRFPGKVTGELGDEALINDADLVVIVGHKPGDVAMTADRYGQNESPTGIVSFESNRVSDTYVAYMGLMAVATVLMAVPLLVFGGAAARLTVARRDQRLASLRLIGATPGQVVKLTVAEAMITAAIGAVAGAAIYFAATPALARIPIDGAGWRVTELMPGPLWVAATLLLVPLLVGLSAVIGLRRVVVSPLGVARRHTPPGLRAIRLLVLVVLMVAFLAMAFGMFGNLGGIGAILLLVLMGGTFLAINLVGPWVVSIIGRITAAMARRPSTLLAGRRLVDDPRSAWRTVAGVALTGFVAGFIALLAPQSIGETDHIGIEITVSDSQRQDVTTVLDKHLPDASVDEATDENEKVEYLTTKAPKGEIAVVDELRTALSAKVPNADVVVSYDEDAEGMRTFADIRTGILVVLSVSLLIAMVSAAISGASAVLDRRQTYALLHLSGTPMKTLNAARRTETLIPLTIMGGGSIATGVLLATPFISAVSLSTSGAVALGATVVLGLAGVLAASALSRPLLRSVMFNAAPRPD
- a CDS encoding ABC transporter ATP-binding protein, which encodes MNETVLSGTGLAKSFGSTLALAGVDFGVQRAEAVAIMGPSGSGKSTLLHCLAGIMRPDAGEVRLLDQRIDTMSEAQRSRLRRTRFGFLFQFGQLLPELTAVENVALPLMLGGTGKSTALREAHQWFPNLGLTGLDKRRPGELSGGQAQRVALARALVSGPAVVFADEPTGALDQATGTETMRTLVASTKGQRASLIVVTHDASVAAHCDRTIEIRDGLVTSDTSRPAPVEALAPSGSGQPASTTSPIPGSVPGRAGAW